Proteins co-encoded in one Pseudarthrobacter chlorophenolicus A6 genomic window:
- a CDS encoding amino acid permease codes for MSTRDMSQSIMRRKPIDDIEEENKHSGLFKSLGLWQLTAIGVGGIIGVGIFSLAGLVAAGSEGNPGVGPAVLISFLIAGLASAAAALSYAEFAGMIPRAGSAYTYGYVALGEVIGWFIGWDLLLEYIAIVAVVAIGISGYLDAFLSGIGIHMPIWMTSTVDEGKGGIVNIPAILVCLLVTWILSRGTKAFGRFELVAVAIKIVLILFIVGLGIFYIDTNNYNPFMPSGFGPVLAGSATVFFAVFGYDAMSTAAEEAKDGKKHMPKAIILSLIIAMLLYVAATLVLTGMQNYKDIDPKAGFASAFTSVGLPVIATIISVFAVLSILTVMLTFLLGVTRVWFSMSRDGLLPGWFAKTDRHGTPQRVTWIAGIASAFLAGVFPIKEVADLTNIGILAAFVVVCLSVIIFRYKRPDAPRTFRLPLMPLVPAFGVLASAFLMFQLHWETWLRFGAWLVIGLVIYFFYGRKNSLMNPNSPRHQEIEEMHRPLA; via the coding sequence ATGAGCACTAGAGATATGAGCCAGTCCATCATGCGGCGAAAGCCCATCGATGATATCGAAGAAGAGAACAAGCACAGCGGACTCTTCAAATCGCTGGGCCTGTGGCAGCTCACCGCCATCGGCGTTGGCGGCATCATCGGCGTCGGCATCTTTTCCCTCGCGGGGCTGGTGGCCGCAGGAAGCGAAGGCAACCCGGGAGTGGGGCCCGCGGTGCTGATCTCCTTCCTTATTGCGGGCCTGGCCTCGGCGGCCGCGGCCCTGTCCTACGCTGAGTTTGCCGGCATGATCCCGCGCGCCGGCTCGGCCTACACCTACGGCTACGTGGCCCTGGGCGAGGTGATCGGCTGGTTCATCGGCTGGGACCTGCTGCTCGAGTACATTGCCATCGTGGCTGTGGTGGCCATCGGCATCTCCGGCTACCTGGACGCGTTCCTGTCCGGCATCGGCATCCACATGCCCATCTGGATGACGTCCACGGTAGATGAGGGCAAGGGCGGCATCGTCAACATCCCGGCCATCCTCGTCTGCCTCCTGGTGACGTGGATCCTGTCCCGCGGCACGAAGGCGTTTGGCCGGTTCGAGCTGGTGGCGGTGGCCATCAAGATCGTCCTGATCCTCTTCATCGTCGGCCTGGGCATCTTCTACATCGACACCAACAACTACAACCCGTTCATGCCGTCCGGCTTCGGGCCTGTGCTGGCCGGCAGTGCCACCGTGTTCTTCGCTGTCTTCGGCTACGACGCCATGAGCACCGCGGCCGAGGAAGCCAAGGACGGCAAGAAGCACATGCCCAAGGCCATCATCCTCTCGCTCATCATCGCCATGCTGCTCTACGTGGCGGCCACCCTGGTGCTCACCGGCATGCAGAACTACAAGGACATCGACCCCAAGGCCGGCTTCGCGTCGGCGTTCACTTCCGTTGGCCTGCCGGTCATTGCCACCATCATTTCCGTCTTCGCGGTGCTGTCCATCCTCACCGTGATGCTGACCTTCCTCCTGGGCGTTACCCGCGTCTGGTTCTCCATGAGCCGGGACGGGCTGCTCCCGGGATGGTTCGCCAAGACCGACCGCCACGGCACACCGCAGCGCGTTACGTGGATCGCCGGCATTGCCTCGGCGTTCCTGGCCGGCGTGTTCCCCATCAAGGAGGTCGCGGACCTGACCAACATCGGCATCCTGGCCGCGTTCGTCGTCGTCTGCCTGTCCGTGATCATCTTCCGCTACAAGCGCCCGGACGCGCCGCGCACCTTCCGGCTGCCGCTGATGCCCCTGGTCCCTGCCTTCGGCGTCCTCGCCTCGGCCTTCCTGATGTTCCAGCTGCACTGGGAAACCTGGCTGCGGTTCGGCGCGTGGCTGGTCATCGGCCTGGTCATCTACTTCTTCTATGGCCGCAAGAACTCGCTGATGAACCCCAACAGCCCCCGCCACCAGGAGATCGAGGAAATGCACCGCCCCCTCGCCTGA
- the panD gene encoding aspartate 1-decarboxylase, whose product MNRTMFKSKIHRATVTHADLHYVGSVTVDLDLLEAADILPGELVSIVDITNGARLETYTIAGERGSGVIGINGAAAHLMHENDLVILITYAQMTTEEAKAYEPKVVHVDQDNRIIQLGNDPAEGIAPGMTRPPFALNNAAL is encoded by the coding sequence ATGAATCGAACAATGTTCAAGTCCAAAATCCACCGGGCCACCGTCACCCACGCCGACCTGCACTACGTAGGTTCCGTCACCGTTGACCTGGACCTGCTGGAGGCAGCGGACATCCTGCCCGGCGAGCTTGTTTCGATTGTCGACATCACCAACGGCGCCCGGCTGGAGACCTACACCATTGCCGGTGAACGCGGCTCCGGTGTCATCGGCATCAACGGCGCCGCCGCGCACCTGATGCACGAGAACGACCTCGTCATCCTCATCACTTATGCGCAGATGACCACCGAGGAAGCCAAGGCCTACGAGCCCAAGGTGGTCCATGTGGACCAGGACAACCGCATCATCCAGCTGGGGAACGACCCCGCCGAAGGCATCGCTCCCGGCATGACGCGTCCGCCGTTCGCGCTCAACAACGCCGCCCTGTAG
- a CDS encoding MFS transporter → MKTARAQGVGFRSERGPILIALMLSTGLVAIDSTIVATAVPSIVRDVGGFSSFPWLFSAYLLAQAVSVPIYGKLSDMVGRKPIILTGIGLFLLGSVLCGVAWSMPSLIAFRALQGLGAGAVLPVSITIAGDIYSLEERAKVQGYLASVWAVSSVVGPSLGGVFSALGIWRGIFLVNIPLCILAGWMLVRTLDEKVERAKHTVDYAGAALMAGSLGLLILGALQGGEAWAWDSPVSFTVFGVGAVLLVVFILVERRAAEPILPSWVVQRRLLVTTALASFGVGAVMIGLTSYVPTFLEGALSVSPLVAGLALAALTLGWPLSASQAGRLYLRIGFKATGLIGISITVAGLLILALTASTPNVALIASCCFVVGLGLGLLATPTLIAAQSSARWNERGVVTSTNMFARSIGSALGVAVFGAVANAIYSGNPGGEGNGQAVVAASSAVFLAALVAGLLTVLAVLAMPKTKAAGTGQDAALGQDQASEHGAESKQDATDGMHEGNDDGASGAGPGRAEVEDSGRRGS, encoded by the coding sequence ATGAAGACCGCCCGCGCCCAAGGGGTGGGGTTCCGCTCGGAGCGCGGCCCCATCCTCATCGCCTTGATGCTTTCCACCGGACTGGTGGCTATCGACTCCACCATCGTGGCTACCGCCGTCCCGTCGATCGTCCGCGATGTTGGCGGGTTCTCGTCGTTCCCGTGGCTGTTCTCGGCGTACCTGCTGGCCCAGGCTGTCTCCGTGCCCATCTACGGCAAGCTGTCCGACATGGTGGGCCGTAAGCCGATCATCCTGACCGGCATCGGACTGTTCCTGTTGGGCTCCGTCCTCTGCGGCGTGGCCTGGAGCATGCCCTCCCTGATCGCCTTCCGCGCGCTGCAGGGGTTGGGTGCCGGTGCCGTGCTGCCGGTCAGCATCACCATTGCCGGCGACATCTACTCGCTGGAGGAGCGCGCCAAAGTCCAGGGGTACCTCGCCAGTGTGTGGGCCGTGTCCTCCGTGGTGGGGCCCAGCCTGGGCGGCGTCTTCTCGGCGCTGGGCATCTGGCGCGGAATCTTCCTGGTCAACATCCCGCTGTGCATCCTGGCCGGCTGGATGCTGGTGCGGACGCTGGACGAGAAGGTGGAACGCGCCAAACACACAGTGGATTACGCCGGAGCGGCTCTGATGGCAGGCTCTTTGGGCCTGCTGATCCTCGGTGCTTTGCAGGGCGGCGAGGCCTGGGCGTGGGATTCGCCGGTGAGCTTTACCGTCTTCGGCGTCGGCGCGGTGCTCCTGGTGGTCTTCATCCTGGTGGAACGGCGGGCAGCGGAACCCATCCTGCCGTCCTGGGTGGTGCAGCGGCGCCTGCTGGTGACCACTGCGCTCGCATCGTTCGGTGTTGGTGCGGTGATGATTGGCCTGACCTCCTACGTGCCCACTTTCCTCGAGGGTGCACTGTCCGTTTCACCGCTGGTCGCGGGCCTTGCCCTGGCTGCACTGACCCTCGGCTGGCCCCTCAGCGCATCACAGGCAGGCCGCCTGTATCTGCGGATCGGGTTCAAGGCCACCGGACTGATCGGCATCTCCATCACCGTGGCCGGCCTGCTCATCCTGGCGCTGACGGCCAGCACGCCCAACGTGGCGCTGATCGCGTCCTGCTGCTTCGTCGTGGGGCTCGGCCTCGGCCTGCTCGCAACGCCCACGCTGATCGCCGCGCAGTCCAGTGCGCGGTGGAACGAGCGTGGCGTGGTGACCAGCACCAACATGTTTGCCCGTTCCATTGGCAGCGCCCTGGGTGTGGCAGTGTTCGGGGCCGTGGCCAACGCCATCTACTCGGGCAACCCGGGCGGAGAGGGGAACGGCCAGGCTGTGGTGGCCGCCTCCAGCGCCGTTTTCCTGGCAGCCCTGGTGGCCGGGCTCCTGACCGTCCTGGCGGTATTGGCCATGCCCAAGACGAAGGCCGCCGGAACCGGGCAGGATGCTGCCTTGGGGCAGGATCAGGCCTCCGAACACGGCGCAGAGTCGAAACAGGATGCAACCGACGGCATGCACGAGGGCAACGACGACGGCGCGTCCGGCGCCGGGCCGGGCCGCGCCGAAGTGGAGGATTCCGGCCGCCGCGGCAGCTGA
- a CDS encoding LysR family transcriptional regulator, whose amino-acid sequence MFEPAQLRSFLAVAETLSFTKAADRLGLAQPTISQHIRKLESAAKRVLITRDTRDVRLTDNGDAMAGFARNILSAHDAAARYFSGSAMRGRLRFGTADDLAITGLPRILREFRQIYPQINLELTVGQSDQLYRKLNAGQLDLVFVKWVAGAKDGTVVQHDSFSWVGLEQTSLEPGAPVPLIAYPSPSLSRKLAIDALEAHGRTWRITCTTRQISGVLAAVRAGIGVAVMPSSLVPEDLKIITRRFDLPAVGDVDFTLIRNPLANAEVIDALTQSIVGRIINRQG is encoded by the coding sequence GTGTTCGAACCAGCCCAACTCCGGTCATTCCTGGCCGTCGCCGAAACCCTGAGCTTCACCAAGGCCGCGGACCGGCTGGGGCTGGCACAGCCCACCATCAGCCAGCACATCCGTAAGTTGGAATCCGCCGCCAAGCGCGTCCTCATCACCAGGGACACCCGGGACGTGCGGTTGACGGACAACGGGGACGCCATGGCGGGGTTCGCCAGGAACATCCTCTCGGCCCACGACGCCGCGGCCCGCTACTTTTCCGGCTCGGCCATGCGGGGCCGGCTGCGTTTCGGCACCGCTGACGATCTGGCCATCACCGGGCTGCCCCGGATCCTGCGCGAGTTCCGGCAGATCTACCCGCAGATCAACCTCGAACTGACGGTGGGCCAAAGCGACCAGCTCTACCGCAAGCTCAATGCGGGGCAGCTGGACCTGGTGTTCGTCAAGTGGGTGGCGGGGGCCAAGGACGGCACCGTGGTCCAGCACGATTCCTTCTCCTGGGTGGGCCTCGAACAGACGTCCCTCGAACCGGGCGCGCCGGTGCCGCTGATCGCCTACCCCTCCCCCAGCCTCAGCCGAAAACTCGCCATCGACGCGCTTGAAGCGCACGGCCGGACCTGGCGGATCACCTGCACCACCCGCCAGATCAGCGGGGTCCTGGCCGCCGTCCGGGCCGGAATCGGGGTGGCCGTCATGCCGTCGTCCCTGGTACCGGAGGACCTGAAAATCATCACCCGCCGGTTCGACCTGCCGGCGGTGGGCGACGTGGATTTCACCCTCATCCGGAACCCGCTGGCCAACGCGGAAGTCATCGACGCGCTCACGCAGTCCATTGTTGGGCGCATCATCAACCGCCAGGGGTGA
- a CDS encoding bifunctional proline dehydrogenase/L-glutamate gamma-semialdehyde dehydrogenase, with protein MTHVAMEPAVTHAATPQTVDVDVPQAKALATEAVALVRRWLTEAAKVPVDASAEQLAGVLKDPNGLDFTVGFVDGVVRPEDLNVAARNLAALAPKVPAFLPWYMKSAVALGGTMAPALPQVVIPAARKVLREMVGHLIVDATDAKLGPAIAKIKKDGIKLNVNLLGEAVLGEHEASRRLEGTHTLLARPDVDYVSIKVSSTVAPHSAWAFDEAVEHVVEKLTPLFQRAASFAAPGSSTGGKAKFINLDMEEYKDLDMTIAVFTRILDKPEFKDLEAGIVLQAYLPDALSAMIRLQDWAAERRANGGAGIKVRVVKGANLPMEQVEASLHDWPLATWGSKQDSDTSYKSVINYSLHPERIKNIRIGVAGHNLFDIAFAWLLAKQRGVEFGIEFEMLLGMAQGQAEAVKKDVGSLLLYTPVVHPAEFDVAIAYLIRRLEEGASQDNFMSAVFELDKNEALFEREKQRFLSSLESLDNTVPPANRQQNRSLTPVAMPHDRFKDTPDTDPSLPANRTWGRAILDRVPGSTLGNASVKAAFINDEATLNKAIETAVDKGKAWGALSGDERAAILHRAGDALEARRADLLEVMASETGKTIDQGDPEVSEAVDFAHYYAESARKLDAVDGATFVPAKLTVVTPPWNFPVAIPAGSTLAALAAGSAVVIKPAKQAARSGAVMVEALWEAGVPKDVLTMVQLGERELGTQLISHPAVDRVILTGGYETAELFRSFRKDLPLLAETSGKNAIIVTPSADLDLAAKDVAYSAFGHAGQKCSAASLVILVGSVAKSKRFHNQLIDGVTSLKVGYPQDPTSQMGPIIEPANGKLLNALTTLGEGENWAVEPKKLDGTGKLWSPGVRYGVKRGSYFHLTEFFGPVLGVMTADNLEEAIAIQNQIEYGLTAGLHSLNSEELGIWLDGIQAGNLYVNRGITGAIVQRQPFGGWKKSAVGAGTKAGGPNYLAGLGDWTPAEATAKAEVTHPGVRRIINAAGAALDPARLESVQRALASDAEAWANEFGTARDVSGLSAERNIFRYRNLPVTIRLSEGAPLADLVRTAAAGVLAGSPLTVSTAVELPAQLRAVLLGLDVDLTVESDAGWLASAGQLASAGKLSGARIRLLGGDATALAEATGGRPDIAVYSHAVTEAGRVELLPFLHEQAVSITAHRFGTPNHLSDALI; from the coding sequence ATGACCCACGTTGCAATGGAACCGGCAGTCACCCACGCGGCCACCCCGCAGACGGTCGACGTCGACGTCCCCCAGGCCAAAGCCCTCGCCACTGAGGCGGTCGCCTTGGTCCGTCGCTGGCTTACCGAGGCCGCGAAGGTTCCGGTGGATGCCTCCGCCGAACAGCTCGCCGGAGTGCTGAAGGACCCCAACGGCCTGGACTTCACTGTGGGCTTCGTGGACGGCGTAGTCCGCCCCGAGGACCTGAACGTCGCCGCCCGCAACCTCGCCGCACTGGCCCCGAAGGTTCCGGCCTTCCTCCCCTGGTACATGAAGAGCGCCGTGGCCCTTGGCGGCACCATGGCCCCCGCCTTGCCGCAGGTGGTTATCCCCGCGGCCCGCAAGGTCCTGCGCGAAATGGTGGGCCACTTGATTGTGGACGCCACCGATGCCAAGCTGGGCCCCGCCATCGCCAAGATCAAGAAGGACGGCATCAAGCTCAACGTCAACCTCCTGGGCGAGGCAGTCCTCGGCGAGCACGAGGCATCCCGCCGGCTCGAAGGCACGCACACGCTGCTGGCGCGCCCCGACGTCGACTACGTCTCCATCAAGGTCTCCTCCACCGTGGCCCCGCACTCCGCCTGGGCCTTCGACGAAGCCGTGGAACACGTCGTCGAGAAGCTCACCCCGCTGTTCCAGCGCGCTGCCTCCTTCGCCGCCCCCGGCAGCAGCACCGGCGGCAAGGCCAAGTTCATCAACCTGGACATGGAGGAATACAAGGACCTGGACATGACCATCGCGGTCTTCACCAGGATCCTGGACAAGCCCGAGTTCAAGGACCTCGAAGCCGGCATCGTGCTGCAGGCCTACCTCCCGGACGCACTGTCCGCCATGATCCGCCTGCAGGACTGGGCCGCAGAGCGCCGGGCCAACGGCGGCGCCGGCATCAAGGTCCGCGTGGTCAAGGGCGCCAACCTGCCCATGGAGCAGGTGGAAGCCTCGCTGCACGATTGGCCGCTGGCCACCTGGGGTTCGAAGCAGGACTCCGACACCAGCTACAAGAGCGTCATCAACTACTCGCTGCACCCGGAGCGGATCAAGAACATCCGGATCGGCGTTGCCGGCCACAATCTGTTCGATATTGCCTTCGCCTGGCTGCTGGCCAAGCAGCGCGGGGTAGAGTTCGGCATCGAGTTCGAGATGCTGCTGGGCATGGCGCAGGGGCAGGCCGAAGCCGTCAAGAAGGACGTCGGCTCGCTCCTGCTGTACACGCCGGTGGTGCATCCGGCTGAGTTCGACGTCGCCATCGCCTACCTGATCCGCCGCCTCGAAGAAGGCGCCAGCCAGGACAACTTCATGTCCGCCGTCTTCGAGCTCGATAAGAACGAAGCCCTGTTCGAGCGGGAAAAGCAGCGTTTCCTCTCCTCGCTGGAGTCCCTGGACAACACCGTGCCGCCGGCCAACCGCCAGCAGAACCGCAGCCTGACGCCGGTCGCGATGCCGCACGATAGGTTCAAAGACACCCCGGATACTGATCCCTCCCTGCCGGCCAACCGCACCTGGGGCCGGGCCATCCTGGACCGCGTTCCGGGCTCCACTCTGGGTAACGCGTCGGTGAAGGCGGCCTTCATCAACGACGAAGCCACCCTCAACAAGGCCATCGAAACCGCCGTCGACAAGGGCAAGGCCTGGGGCGCACTGTCCGGCGACGAACGTGCCGCCATCCTGCACCGCGCCGGTGACGCCCTCGAGGCCCGCCGTGCCGACCTCCTCGAGGTCATGGCCAGCGAGACCGGCAAGACCATCGACCAGGGCGATCCCGAGGTCAGCGAGGCAGTGGACTTTGCCCACTACTACGCCGAGTCCGCGCGCAAGCTGGACGCGGTCGACGGCGCCACGTTCGTCCCGGCGAAGCTCACCGTCGTGACGCCGCCGTGGAACTTCCCGGTCGCCATCCCGGCAGGGTCCACTCTCGCGGCACTCGCCGCCGGCTCCGCCGTCGTCATCAAGCCTGCCAAGCAGGCCGCCCGCAGCGGCGCCGTGATGGTCGAAGCCCTGTGGGAAGCCGGCGTCCCCAAGGACGTCCTCACCATGGTGCAGCTGGGTGAGCGGGAGCTCGGCACCCAGCTGATCAGCCACCCGGCCGTGGACCGCGTCATCCTCACCGGCGGCTACGAGACCGCGGAACTGTTCCGCTCCTTCCGCAAGGACCTGCCGCTGCTGGCCGAGACGAGCGGCAAGAACGCCATCATCGTCACCCCCAGCGCCGACCTGGACCTGGCGGCAAAGGACGTGGCGTACTCAGCGTTCGGCCACGCCGGCCAGAAGTGCTCCGCCGCTTCACTGGTGATCCTGGTTGGCTCCGTAGCCAAATCCAAGCGGTTCCACAACCAGCTGATCGACGGCGTCACCTCGCTGAAGGTTGGGTACCCGCAGGACCCCACCAGCCAAATGGGCCCCATCATCGAGCCCGCCAACGGCAAGCTCCTCAACGCGCTCACCACCCTGGGCGAAGGCGAAAACTGGGCAGTTGAGCCGAAGAAGCTGGACGGCACCGGCAAGCTCTGGAGCCCCGGCGTGCGCTACGGCGTCAAGCGCGGTTCCTACTTCCACCTCACCGAGTTCTTCGGCCCGGTCCTGGGTGTCATGACCGCCGACAACCTCGAGGAGGCCATCGCCATCCAGAACCAGATCGAGTACGGCCTCACCGCAGGGCTGCACTCGCTCAACTCCGAGGAACTCGGCATCTGGCTGGACGGCATCCAGGCCGGCAACCTGTACGTCAACCGCGGCATCACCGGCGCCATTGTGCAGCGGCAGCCGTTCGGCGGCTGGAAGAAGTCCGCTGTTGGCGCCGGAACCAAGGCCGGTGGGCCGAACTACCTGGCCGGGCTCGGCGACTGGACCCCCGCCGAGGCAACCGCAAAGGCTGAGGTTACGCACCCCGGCGTCCGGCGGATCATCAACGCCGCAGGCGCCGCCCTTGATCCGGCCCGCCTTGAGTCCGTGCAGCGGGCCCTGGCGTCCGACGCCGAGGCCTGGGCCAACGAGTTCGGCACGGCCAGGGACGTCTCGGGCCTGAGCGCGGAGCGCAACATCTTCCGCTACAGGAACCTTCCGGTCACCATCCGCCTCTCCGAAGGTGCGCCGCTGGCGGACCTGGTGCGGACGGCGGCCGCCGGCGTACTGGCGGGCTCGCCGCTGACGGTGTCCACCGCTGTCGAACTCCCCGCCCAGCTGCGGGCCGTACTCCTCGGCCTCGACGTGGACCTGACGGTGGAGTCCGACGCCGGCTGGCTGGCTTCGGCTGGGCAGCTTGCCTCGGCGGGCAAGCTCTCCGGCGCCCGCATCCGCCTGCTGGGGGGCGACGCTACGGCCCTGGCGGAAGCAACCGGCGGCCGGCCCGACATCGCTGTCTACTCCCACGCGGTGACCGAAGCCGGCCGGGTTGAGCTGCTGCCGTTCCTGCACGAGCAGGCTGTCAGCATCACCGCACACCGCTTCGGCACGCCGAACCACCTTTCGGACGCTCTCATCTAA
- a CDS encoding FAD-dependent oxidoreductase, with translation MTTTLDTVVIGGGAMGSAAAWALSRRGRQVTLVEQFGPGHTIGASHGTTRNFNPGYHRPEYVAMVAESLDLWNELEQESGQTLLARTGIVTHGPEPMLPDAAAALAQAGLRAEFLHPDEAGERWRGIRFDQQVLYMPDGGQLNPEAALPAFQRLAAARGADIRHHTKVVSFEVADDGVRLGLESVAGTEMVTAAQVVVTAGGWTEKLLGAAVGGRLRTPKLRVTQEQPAHFRITDSDAVWPGFNHYPGGGSQYAGWYSPVYGMHTPGEGIKAGWHGVGPVVDPDRRSFEPEPQQLAALQTYARTWLPGVDADAFEAISCTYTTTPDEDFILDRMGPVVIGAGFSGHGFKFTPVVGRILADLATGTRPAPAIFSASR, from the coding sequence GTGACAACAACCCTTGACACCGTGGTGATCGGCGGCGGCGCCATGGGCTCCGCCGCGGCGTGGGCGCTGTCCCGGCGGGGACGCCAGGTGACCCTGGTGGAGCAGTTCGGGCCGGGACACACGATCGGGGCGTCGCACGGCACCACACGGAACTTCAACCCCGGCTACCACCGGCCCGAGTACGTCGCCATGGTGGCCGAATCGCTGGACCTCTGGAACGAGCTGGAACAGGAGAGCGGCCAGACGCTCCTGGCACGGACCGGCATCGTCACGCACGGGCCCGAGCCCATGCTGCCGGACGCCGCGGCCGCACTTGCCCAGGCCGGCCTGCGCGCCGAATTCCTGCACCCGGACGAAGCCGGCGAGCGCTGGCGCGGCATTCGGTTCGACCAGCAGGTCCTGTACATGCCCGACGGCGGCCAACTCAACCCGGAAGCAGCCCTGCCGGCATTCCAGCGCCTCGCCGCAGCCCGGGGCGCCGACATCCGGCACCACACCAAAGTGGTGTCCTTCGAGGTGGCGGACGACGGCGTCCGGCTGGGGCTGGAATCGGTTGCCGGCACCGAGATGGTCACCGCTGCGCAGGTTGTGGTGACGGCCGGCGGCTGGACGGAGAAGCTTCTGGGCGCTGCCGTGGGCGGACGCCTGCGGACGCCGAAGCTCAGGGTGACGCAGGAACAGCCCGCGCATTTCCGGATTACCGATTCCGATGCGGTGTGGCCGGGCTTCAACCACTACCCGGGCGGCGGGTCACAGTACGCGGGGTGGTACTCCCCGGTCTACGGCATGCACACCCCCGGCGAGGGCATCAAGGCAGGCTGGCATGGTGTTGGCCCGGTGGTGGATCCAGACCGGCGCAGCTTCGAGCCGGAGCCGCAGCAGCTCGCTGCCCTGCAAACCTACGCGAGGACCTGGCTGCCCGGCGTGGACGCGGACGCCTTCGAGGCCATCAGCTGCACCTACACCACCACGCCGGACGAGGACTTCATCCTGGACCGGATGGGGCCCGTGGTGATCGGCGCGGGGTTCTCCGGGCACGGGTTCAAGTTCACTCCCGTGGTGGGCCGGATCCTTGCCGACCTCGCCACGGGCACCCGCCCTGCCCCCGCTATCTTCAGCGCCTCCCGCTAG
- a CDS encoding AEC family transporter: protein MLGVLAGFFVVWCIILVGWFVGRQKILGENARQVLSSLTFFVASPALLFETLSKARLQEVFAAPLLVTAVAAIATAAIFFTIVKFWLKRSLPESLMSSMSASLANSANLGIPIAVYVLGDASYVAPLLIFQLAFFTPMFLMILDSSTSSHRTTPLSFVVMILRNPMIVGSALGLIVAGTGFKVPELVLEPIHLIGGAAIPAMLIAFGMSLNGTRPLQAAAGRRVDTLLASAFKLAVQPALAYVFARFALGMDGHALFAVVVTSALPTAQNVFVAASRYKTGLTVAKDTVLITTVVAVPAMIGVALLLA, encoded by the coding sequence GTGCTAGGGGTACTCGCCGGTTTCTTCGTTGTCTGGTGCATCATCCTGGTGGGCTGGTTCGTTGGCCGGCAGAAGATCCTGGGTGAGAACGCCCGCCAGGTCCTCAGCTCACTCACCTTCTTCGTGGCCAGCCCGGCCCTGCTGTTCGAGACCCTCAGCAAGGCCCGGCTGCAGGAAGTGTTCGCTGCTCCGCTGCTGGTGACCGCGGTGGCGGCCATCGCCACGGCTGCCATCTTCTTCACCATCGTCAAGTTCTGGCTGAAGCGTTCACTGCCCGAATCGCTGATGTCCTCGATGTCGGCATCCCTGGCCAACTCGGCGAATCTTGGTATTCCCATTGCGGTATATGTCCTTGGCGACGCCAGTTACGTGGCCCCACTGCTGATCTTCCAGCTGGCGTTCTTCACGCCGATGTTCCTGATGATCCTGGACTCCAGCACCAGCTCGCACCGGACCACTCCGCTTAGCTTCGTAGTGATGATCCTGCGGAACCCCATGATCGTGGGCTCGGCGCTGGGCCTGATTGTTGCCGGCACGGGTTTCAAGGTGCCCGAGCTGGTCCTGGAACCCATCCACCTCATTGGCGGTGCCGCCATACCGGCCATGCTGATCGCCTTCGGCATGAGCCTGAACGGAACCCGGCCGCTGCAGGCAGCCGCCGGACGCCGGGTGGACACCCTGCTGGCGAGCGCCTTCAAGCTGGCGGTCCAGCCGGCCCTTGCTTATGTCTTTGCCCGTTTTGCCCTGGGGATGGACGGCCATGCCCTGTTCGCCGTGGTGGTGACGTCCGCCCTGCCCACGGCGCAGAATGTGTTCGTAGCCGCCAGCCGCTACAAGACCGGCCTCACCGTGGCCAAGGACACCGTGCTGATCACTACCGTTGTGGCTGTTCCGGCCATGATCGGCGTCGCCTTACTGCTGGCGTGA
- a CDS encoding LysR family transcriptional regulator, whose protein sequence is MLDVRRLRLLRELSIRGTLAEVAEALQYSPSSVSQQLALLEKEVGVELLRKTGRRVQLTPQAEVLVAHTAQLLETMEQAEADLAASLTTVTGTVRIAVFQSAALALMPDTLTRMAKTYPEVRIEMIQREPETALHETWARDFDLVIAEQYPGHAAPRYPELDRVKLTTDAIRLAVPASDGGTAIRALADTAEVPWVMEPRGAASRHWAEQACRSAGFEPDVRFETADLQAQARLIESGNAVALMPDLVWTGRGTTARLLELPGRPHRTIFTSVRRSSVQRPAILAARETLAAAAAAVAGNDAT, encoded by the coding sequence ATGCTCGACGTTCGCCGGCTGCGCCTGTTGCGGGAACTGAGCATCCGGGGAACACTCGCCGAGGTGGCTGAGGCCCTGCAGTACAGCCCGTCGTCGGTATCCCAACAGCTTGCCCTCCTGGAGAAGGAGGTGGGCGTGGAGTTGCTGCGGAAGACCGGCCGCCGCGTGCAGCTCACCCCGCAGGCCGAAGTGCTGGTGGCACACACGGCGCAGCTGCTGGAAACCATGGAACAGGCGGAGGCGGACCTGGCGGCGTCACTGACCACCGTTACGGGCACGGTGCGGATTGCCGTGTTCCAGTCGGCAGCGCTGGCACTGATGCCGGACACCCTCACCCGGATGGCCAAGACCTACCCGGAAGTCCGGATCGAGATGATCCAGCGCGAACCCGAGACTGCACTCCACGAGACCTGGGCCCGGGACTTCGACCTGGTCATCGCCGAACAGTACCCCGGCCACGCAGCTCCCCGCTATCCGGAACTGGACCGCGTGAAGCTGACCACGGACGCCATCCGGCTCGCGGTTCCGGCGTCCGACGGCGGCACGGCCATCCGCGCGCTGGCGGACACCGCGGAAGTCCCCTGGGTCATGGAGCCGCGGGGTGCCGCATCGCGCCATTGGGCGGAACAGGCGTGCAGGAGCGCAGGGTTCGAACCGGATGTGCGCTTCGAGACGGCCGACCTGCAGGCCCAGGCCCGGCTGATTGAATCCGGCAACGCTGTGGCACTGATGCCGGACCTGGTGTGGACGGGCCGGGGCACCACCGCCCGGCTGCTGGAGCTCCCGGGCAGGCCGCACCGCACCATCTTTACGTCCGTCCGCCGGTCCAGCGTGCAGCGGCCCGCCATCCTGGCAGCAAGGGAAACCCTTGCTGCCGCTGCAGCCGCGGTGGCGGGGAATGACGCAACGTAA